atccctgggttcattccccagtacaaaaaaatgtTAATACTGGCCTTCAATTTGgagtcctcctccctcagcctctctagaagctgggattacaaacctgaaccaccatgcctggcccagaTGTTATTTTCTGGCATTCTTAGCTTTAGAGTTGGTGGAAGCCAGTGGTCCTTCCTCTCCAGTGActatggagactgaggcaggaggatcacaaattccagggCATCCTCAACAATTTCATGAGACCccatcccaaaataaaaaagggctggggatgtacctgaATATTAAAGCACCGTGGATTATATTTCCAGTACCAAACAGATggaccaacacacacacagattatGAAAGGTTTACTAATAGttgagagagggctggggatgtggctcaagctgtagcgcgctcgcctggcatgcgtgcggcccgggttcgatcctcagcaccacatacaaacaaagatgttgtgtccgccgaaaactgaaaaataaatattaaaaattctctctctctctctccccctttctctctcactctctctttaaaaaaaaataataataatagttgagAGAATGTTAAGTCAGATATAAAGGTTAAAAGTAAAACagcgggctggggttgtagctctgtggcagagtatttgcctagcatgtgaggggcactgggtttgatcctcatataaaaataaataaataaaataaaggcatggtgtccatctgcaactaaaaaaaaaaaaaaattaaaaaataagggttggggttgtggctcagtggtagagcacttgcctctcatacgtggggcactgggtttgatcctcagcaccacataaataaaggtattgtgtccatctacaactaaaaataataacaaattaaaatgtctatttttctaAAGGGCCTGAGAGAGTACAAGATAATTTTGACACACAATATGTTCTGTCTCCATAATCGCTATGTTCTAGGCAGCCAAAGCCAAACAGTCCACAGGATTTGTGACATAGATACATGATGGAAAGTTCCAGTCCAGAGACCCAGTtacaaagtaaaaaaagaaaagtgtaaaccaggcatggtagcacatgcctataattccaacaactggggaggcagaggcaggaagatcatgaattcaaagccagacttggcaacttagtgaggccctgaacaacttaatgagatcctgtctcaaaaaaaaatatagggctggggctgtagctcaatggcagagtgcttgcctagcatgcgtgaggcactgggtttgatcctcagcaccacataaaaataaacaaacaaaataaaggcattatgtttatctacaactaaaaaaaaaaaaaaaaaaaaaaaaagctcccaGTTTTAAgattaaactttaaaaatatatatactatatatatataaaaaaaaagggggctgggaatcgggctcagtggttaaaacctttggattcaatccccagcaccggaaaaaaaaaaaaaaaaagtttaaacagaatggaaatgtccATAAGTGATGAGTCTAGTAACTCCCCGCTGCCCCCAGTACTGGAATTGAACGCAGGGGCACTctcccactgacctacatccccagcccttagttACCCATgcatgacctcaaacttgcaatcctcctgtcttagcttcaAGAGTAGctgagatcacaggcatgtgccataatGCCTGGTTGGTAAcactcttgtgatttttttttgaggggggtggtGCAGAGGCAGAATTTAATCCAGGTCCTCACACactctaggcaagtgccctacccctgagctacatccccagccctttgtttgtttttggtactggggattgaactcaggggtactcgaccactgagccacatctccagccctattttgaattttatttagagacagggcctcactgagttgcttagtgccttccatttgctgaggatggctttgaactcctgattctcttatctcagcctcccaagcccctgggattacaggcgtgtgccaccatgcctggccctttttatgttctttttttttttttaattgtcaatgggccattattttatttattaacttatttatacgtggtgcttagaatcgaacctagtgcctaggcaagcgctctaccactgagccacaatcccagtcccctttttatgttttaaaacagcatctcactaagttggtgaggctggcctcaaacttgtgatcctcctgcctacccagtcactgggattacaccgTGTGCCATGGTGCACCACTCTAGCTGATAATCTCTTGATTTTCGTTTTGAGCTCTGGGTACTATGTAGCTGTATAGCCTCCTCATTTTGGTTGTTCCAGATGCTTACAAAGGGTAGAAGTGATCGAAGATCATGTTCCAGGCAGCGGTTGGAATTGTCCAGTGTCCTAATGGCCTCCAGACTCAATTTCCAAAGCTCTTTCAATGTTTTCATtgtaattttccttttattttcccaATGGTAAATTATATGATATGTATGCTTAACCATAATACAAAAACAACTAGAAAATTCACAAAGTACATTATCACttgattataataaaaaatattactttgaattttccagtttccagctactcaggagatctGATCCATGACACAAAGCGCTCACCCTTCAGTAATTACTCACTGGTCCAACCAAGGTTCCCaggcaaacaaaaacactcccattaAACATGACATGCAAAGGGACAAGAAATGACCTCCTAGAAGCAAAGGGCAGGCCTCTGTTTTGGCAGGGTAACATTCTTTTGATACACATCAGTTAGAGTAAGTGGTCAGTGGCTATTGAAAATATTATGATCATGCTTCTTAACGGTAGGACCTTGAGATATAGCACAAGGCCTGGTTTCACTGGCTGTGTTGAACCTTCTGGAAGTTCTGAGTGTGAGAATAACAAGGAACCCAGAGATGACCCATGTATAGGCGGCCAGCCATTATATTTCCTATCATCTCAATCCCTGGACCCAGTTTACTTCAAGAGAATTTATAGATGTTTTATCTGCTTGGGTCATGATGCAGGCTCCAACTACTCCCAAGGTGTAGTCACTGGAGGGCCTACCTTCTAAGAGCCACCTTTCTCTCCCTCCATAAGATCCATAAGCCTGGAAGTTCTGAGAATGCTCCTTCAAATGGGCAGAGACTGTATTCAGCTACTAGAGCTGAGGAGTCAGATTTTCTTACAATAAAGGGacagcactgaaaaaaatatggccttggggctggggatgtggctcaagcggcaacacactcacctggcatgcctgcggccagggttcgatcctcagcaccacatacaaagatgttgtgtccgccgaaaactaaaaaataaatattaaaattctctctccggctggggatgtggctcaagcggtagcgcacttgcctggcatgtgcgcggccccggttggatcctcagcaccacatacaaaacaaagatgttgtgtccgtcaagaactaaaaaataaatataaaaaaaaattctctctctctctctctttaaaaaaataaaataaaataaaattctctctccctctttaaaaaaaaaaaaaaattacggcCTTTGGAGTCACATGAGCCTGGACATGACCTCCAGCCTGGGATAAATTCTTGTCCCAGTTTTTTCACAAATTGAGAATATGGATAACATACAGCTTGTAGAGTTCTGGGGAAGAATAACTTGAACACCACCTTTTCCCTGAAGCCTTCCCAGTTTAATGCTTACATCTGCCTCAGCCCTTTAAAACAGCAATTTGGTGAGATCaatcacattgcctaatgctgctGGTTTTCTGTGCTGACTTGGAAACTCAAGTTTAGAGACTCTTTAAACTGACTCACTCCTAAGGACCAGTTGTTCTGACACTGATAGgctctttttctgtttgtttgcagTGTAgcccagggcctcttgcatgcttagcaagcactctgccactgaactacatccccaatcccATTGATAGTCTCTTATAAAAGATTATGATTCCAGTCTGACACTTATGGCCATACAATCTAATATTTTGACCAATCTCTGCTGCAATTCCTTCATCTGAAAAGTGGAGGCACTGTAAAGCCCACCTACCAGCCTCAGCATTCTATTTATTCTCCTTTTTGAAGTCCAGGGTAAAATCTGGTATGCTCTctactcttctttttaattttctaccactccatttttttttgaggggaggggACTGAGCACACGGGATGGCTAAGCACAGCTCTATCCCTCCTAAGAACATGTTCCCAGGAACCTATTGGGCCACTTCTAACCGCTAGATGGCCATGTCACCCACAGGGTGATTATTTCCTTAGGCAAAGTAAAGCTTCAGCCCTCTAAAACAAAGATTTCCTGGGGCTGGGATATCAACAGGAAGTCCTGCAGAGAAGAGCTCTCCCAAAACATTCATTCCAAGGAACCGATTGGTAAAGCAGCAAATTTGTCCAGTCCTGTACAACATCCTGCAGCTCCACATGTGGCCCATTGCAGACCCCACCCACAGATGGACCACTGGTGATTCTACCCCTCTGGATTCTTGGGACAGGAAGATCTATAGATAAGGTCATCCCAATGTAAGAAAACCATAAGAAAAGTTGCATTTACAAAGTGGCTGGGCCATTTATTGGTACTAGGGAAAGTGTTTCTTTACAGGAGGAAAGGAACTCTTCAACACTAAAGTCTTTTCTTTTGcctgactggggattgaacccagggtttagcaaattctaggcaagcatttttttttttttaatttgtcctagcccccaggctgacctccaacttatgatcctcctgcctcaacctccagagtagctgggattacaagtgaaaAGTCTTACCCATTTTATGCGAACTTGAGCCCAAACTCTCCATATGTACACAGGTTAATGACGATCGGGAACAAATACTTGAGTTAAATAAATTGAACCAAATATTCCTAGTACAAAATGATAAAGGAAAGGGAGGAGAGGGCAGCGTTACAGCTTTTACACAATGCTTCAGGCAAAAACAGCTAACAATCCCCACTGTCTCCCAAGGTGGTTATTTAATAGTCAGTGATCCAAGTTCTAAGAAAATGTCCTGGAAAACAGGAAGAAACCTCCCCACTCCCGCTTCTGTGACCTGCAATTAAGAAGCCAAGTTTTTAAGAACCCAAGACCGGTGTTCTTGGCAAAGGCATTCAGAATCTCCAGTTTGAGGCTTCaactttttcatctgtaaaaggcAGACGCGGCGAGATCTGCTAGGCATCCAAATCAAAGTCATCGCGCTCCTCATTGTATTCCAGCACGTGCCTCTTGATCTTGGAGGAGTCGACCCAGGTGACAAAATCCTCCATGCTGCGAGTGACAAGGAAGGCGGGATCGGTAACCACGTCCGGGCCGACACGCACGTGGCCCTGCTCTACGAAAGTTACGGCAGCCTGGAGATGTTGTGCCATGCGCAGTTTGAGGAGCACTGTGGGAAGGCGGCGGCGACAGAAGGACGAGGCTGTGACGAAATCGCAGAGCTCGAGCGATCCGCGCGTCGGCACCAGACCGAGAGCATACAGCTTGTCCAGAAGCGCGGCAGAGGCGCGCACGCGAAACGGGTCACGCTCGGGGAGGTCGCGCAGTCGCCGCGCCAGCTCGCGCACCGCGCGGCTCAGCTGGTTGTACCGGGTGTAGTCTTCGCGCCGCTGCAGACGGTAACGCCGCAGCACGCGCAACTCGTGCAGGTTGTGGTCAGTGACTTCCCAGTTCAGGAAGTCCACCTGCTT
This region of Callospermophilus lateralis isolate mCalLat2 chromosome 3, mCalLat2.hap1, whole genome shotgun sequence genomic DNA includes:
- the Imp3 gene encoding U3 small nucleolar ribonucleoprotein IMP3, with the protein product MVRKLKFHEQKLLKQVDFLNWEVTDHNLHELRVLRRYRLQRREDYTRYNQLSRAVRELARRLRDLPERDPFRVRASAALLDKLYALGLVPTRGSLELCDFVTASSFCRRRLPTVLLKLRMAQHLQAAVTFVEQGHVRVGPDVVTDPAFLVTRSMEDFVTWVDSSKIKRHVLEYNEERDDFDLDA